Genomic segment of Pseudoalteromonas sp. NC201:
TCAAACCAGATCGGGAACTTGCAGTCGTATGGAAAGTGTTTAAAGGCTCCTTGCTGAACAAGTTTATTTTAGTGCCTGTTGCTTTGGCTTGCAGTTACTTTGCGCCGTTTATGATCCCCATTATGCTAATTTTAGGGGCACTGTACTTGCTGTTTGAGGGCGGCGAAAAAATTCTCCACGCTATTTTTCACCGTCAGGAGCAACAGCAAGAAACCGATGAGTTTGTCAAAGCGCTTGAGGATGAGCGTGTTGACTTAGTCGAGTTTGAAAAAGACAAAATCAAGGGCGCTATTGTTACCGACTTTGTTCTGTCGGCGGAAATTATCATTATTGCGCTGGGGGCGATTGCTGATCAGCCTTTTGAAAAGCAAGCAATAGTCCTTTCGTTAATTGGACTTGCGCTGACAATCGGGGTTTACGGAATTGTGGCCCTGATTGTTAAGCTTGATGATATTGGTTTAGCCATGATTAAGGACGCAACTAAGACTACACTTGCGGCGATAAAACGTGGGGTGGGTAAGGGGCTGCTTTATTTTGCTAACGGTCTGATGAAGTTTTTGTCAGTCGCTGGTGTGCTGGCAATGCTTTTAGTTGGCGTTGATATTTTGGCTCACCAGTTCCACTTACTTGAAGAAATTGTTCACGCTATTGAAAAGCTGATCCCTGCAGTGAGCTGGCTTTTGAGTATTATCGCCAAGCTTGGATTGGGTGCGGTGATTGGTGTCATTATCGCGGCGGTGCTGAGTCAGTTGCTGGCAGTGTTTAAAAAAGCATAAATAATCGCAAGTAGGCCGTATATTTCAGGGCTACTTGCAGAGCTTTTCGATTACCTTCTAATCGGCACTTGCTGGTTGACTGGCTTTTGCGGTGCTTCATTGAGGTTTTGTGGTAATAAACGTTTGGCTTTACGCTGCTCTCGTAGCGTAAATTGTAGCGCTTTTAAAATCCGCGCATCCAATGGCGTTTCGCAAAACGGGCTTAACAGGTTGTTTTCTTCCGTCGGATCTTCACTCAAGTTATAACACTCGTATTCACTGGGAATGAACTGAGTGGTTGTTATTCCGTCTGGGTTGCCGACGCCAACGACATTACTCACAGACGCTTGCTTGGTAGGCTCATCGTTACCACCAAGATAAACTTGGTTCGGGTCTTGCTCATAGAATCTAGCGTTATCAAAATAACGCACAAACTTCCATTTCGTGTCACCGCTGATATCCGGGAGTTGCGTTATTACGGCTTCAATATGGTTCGGTTGGATAATACTATTGTAAGCTTTACCGGTAAGCATATTCGTCATATCACTGCCAACTTCGATGTTGTCATCGGTCATAAAGTAAATGGCTTCTTCTTTGGGCGACGCTTCACCTAAAATGACGTTGGCTAGGTTTCTGCCAACGAGTGGCTGTGCCTCACTGTGATCTTTAGCAAGTTGAGTACGAGTTTGCTCAATATCTATATCCGCTAGACCAAGCAGGGTAGGCAGTAAGTCGATGTGCGATGTGGTGATATCAAGCTGCTTAGGTTGATTGAAAAGCACAGGATTAGAAATAATAAACGGCACGTTTAATACTTCTTGATACGCGGTGTACCATTTTTGATGTAGACCGCCGTGAGCACCCAGTAGCTCACCATGATCTGAGGTAAAAATGACAATAGTATTTTCATAAAAAGATGACTGCTTTAACGCGTTAAATACCTGTTCTATATGCTTGTTCACTTCTGCGATAAGATAGTAATAAAACTGTCTATAGGTTTCATCTGGTGGCTGTGGTAGATACATATGCGGGTACATAAGCTGATAGTCTTTTTGGCATCTAGGCTTGTCCATTAAGCTTTCAGTTTGGCTTGGGGCTGGCGCAACACTTGGAAGGTTACCGGCTTCTTTTTCGGCATAAAAGTTGGAAAACCAATCTTTTTGTCCCATTAATACAATGTCATGAGGGTTTACGAATGAAGAAACCAGTAAAAATGGTGTTTGGTCGCCGTTTTGTGCCTTTTCTTCAAGTTGTTTAAGGGTTTCACAAACTTGATTGGCAAATCCCGGATCTCGAGACGTACCTGAATTGTTCTCTGCAGCGCCATGAGGTTCAGGACCTATCCATTGACTAAAGCCAAACTTATCTAGACGCTCTGCGCGCTCATAGAGAGCTTGTTTTGCTGGGTAAGGCTCTCCAGTTTCAGAGTTACTATACAGCGCTTGCTGACTTCCCGGCACGGTAATATCCTCATCGGAGAGGTGCCACTTACCACGATAATAGGTTTGATAACCCGCTTCGCGAAACCAAGAGCCCATGGTTGGCACAGTGTTGGGAGCCAGCCAGAACATGTTTTGATCAAATGACGACTTGCCAATTCCTGGTGTTTGGCTCACGCCGTGTAGGGATGGATATTGTCCCGTGTAAATGGATGTTCTACTTGGTGCGCATGCCGTCGCTGCTGCATTATGATTCATGAATTCCATGCCACAGCGGCGCATTTCTGCCATGCACGCACTGTGCTTGAGTCGATACTCTTTTGCTTGTGAATTTTCGTAAGGCGGAGGGAAACGCTCTTCATCGGTGGTAATGATTAGAAAATTCGGTTGTTTGCCATTAATCTTCATTACAATCTCCTTTTAACTTGCACAGGGCAAATGCCCACGGAGAGTGTAGTTGAAGATCCTTAGGTATTTGCGTTTTGTGTAATTTAATTGTTTTTTTATTTTAAATAATGTGTAAAAACAACATTCTGTATTTTCTCAACGGCGAATAGAAAAAAGGCCTTATCGGCCTTTTTATATGCTTTGGTATTTGGTGAGTTACCAATCGCCTGGGTCGCCGCCATCTGAGTCGCTGATCTCTTCGTAAGTACCGCCGGTGTCAATACTCAGCTGTTTAAGAAACTGAAATGTAGGGGTACTAGATACCGACTGAGATGCAGATGAAACATCTAATACATACATCTTATCTTTATTAGCCAGAATATTTTGCACTGTGCCTGTATAGATTGTGGCATTGAATTGCACTGGTGGTAGCTCAAACAGGTATTTAGAGGTTACGCTTGTTTGCCAATTTGAGCCGCCACAGCTAGAGACTGGACTGTCATTTTCGCCGCCATCAGTAGAACCATACACTCTTAGCAGTGCGCCATTAGCGGCTTCCGTTGAGTAATTTGCTCTTAACTCATCAGCGCCATCACACATAGCTTGTGCAAGTGCAGTTAGCCCCGAGCACCCTTCTGGATCTAGTTGATAGAGTGCCATCATTGCCGCATTGAAACCGACAAACCCGTTAGTTAGAGATTGAATTTGACCGCCACTAGCAAACGTTTTCACATTTAACTGTTGGCCATTAATTATGGCATCTAAAAAGAACTTTGATACTTTTTGCACTGCCTGTTGCTTTGAGAATGAACATCGGCTTTGTCCATCTGGGCGCAACGTGTTCATTGAACTACTGCGGTCTAAAAAAAGCACGCCATAAGATTCAGGCGCAGCGAGCGAATTGAAACTCGACATTGTGGTTGCCAATACAATGGCAGATACTAAGATTTTCATCATCGTGAACTCCATGTCAAAAGATACCATTTGCATTATCTAATTGGGAACCTCACGGCAGCGACAAGATATTGTTCAAATGGTGTAAGAAGTATCTGGCTGTACTGCTGATGCAGATACATGATTTGCGCAAGTAAAAAAAATGAGCTTGATTGGTTGCAAATTTGTTGCGCAGCGTAAGGGTAGGGTAGATTCTAATTTTATCCATTACACCACATTACAGCGATAATTTATTTTTAAAACATAATGTTACATTGAATTGTGAAGTAAGTTTCAGTGTTTTCAGTATGTTATGTTTAGCTGCTTGATATTATAGCGGTTGCGATTTAGTTTCTAAAAAAAATATACAGTAGGATGAAGTAAACTGTATTCAAAAGTACGAAATAATAAAAACAATGACAGGAAGTTTTATGAAGCGATATCTATTTTCTCTTTTAGGTTTAATTGCAATCGTCGCTGCTGGTTGGAAGTTTATCCAGTATCAGTCTTATTACACTTCAGATTATGTTGATGTAGTGTTGTCTTCACAAGTGCTTAATGAAGATCGAAAGGTCTTTATTCGCCTCCCAAAAGGATATGACAAAGCACATAGTTATCCACTCATTATTCGCACCGACGGCAACTTTAATCTCGCGCGGTGGGATGAGGTACTAAGCAGCCTTGCCGAACAAGGTAGGGTAGAAGATGCCATTTTAGTGTCTATTCCCAATCAATTTTGGACTGAGACCCGCAACCGCGACTTAGTACCGCCTTATGCTCGACAAGATGTTGCGATTGAGGCTCGTCCAGAGAGTGACAATGAGCCTGCCATTTTTGGTCGTGCAGATCGTTTTTTGCAATTTGTTGAAAGCGAGCTGTTACCCTATTTAGAAGCTAACTACTCAATTAACGACAACCGTGTGTTAAGTGGGTTCTCTGCTGGTGGAAGTTTTGTACTTTACACCATGGTGACTAAACCTGCGCTTTTTGATGGCTACTTTGCTTTTAGTCCTGCTGCGTGGTATGACGACTCGGTTGTCGTAAAAGAATTCGCAAAAAGCCTAGCCAATATTCAAGGCAAACCTAAGTATATTTACCTCTCCATAGGCGGTGCTGAGAATGACATCATTACGGGGTCATTTCGCGGTTTATTAGAGGCACTTGAACAGCATGCGCCTGCCAATGTGCGTTGGGGACACAGCATTAGCGAGGGCGCGGGGCATTCACAAAATCCAGTGGTTTCCGTGCCACTTGCCTTGAGTGAGTATCATCACTTTAGAAAAAATCAGTTAATGTAAGTGTTGCAATGCTTTGATTTCAGAGAGCAAATGTTTTTGTTCACTTTCACTTAGCCCTTCAAGCTTAAGCATGGCTTGGTAGGTCTTTAATAGTGATGGCTTATCTCCTTTTTGGTGATAAGCCATGGCCAATTGCTGCAGTGCATTGAGGGACGCTGAGTTGTGCTGGCTCACAAAGCTGAACAGGTTGATGGCCGCAGTGAAGTTACGTTCGAATAGGGCGCCATACCCGAGTGAAGTCAGTGCGTCGTAGGGGTAAGTCTTGAGTCCGTATAGCGATTTAGCGATGGCAACATGATTTTCCAGCTGAGTGACACCCGCGGCCGCTACCTTCAAGGATGGCTGATAATGGTTAAAGAGGTGCTGCAGACCATGATAATAGCTTGGGTAGACGACGCTCATATGGGATTCGCCGCTAAAGTGCTGCGCTTTGAAGTCAATTCCATTTGGCTTTCGCCAAGCATCATTAAGACGTTGAAATGGCTGCGTTATGATTGCGCTTTCGTCAGCCATGCTGATGTAGATACACTTGTTGATTAACGCTTTTGCCAGTAAGTCATTTAATAATCGCTCTTTATCCCACCAAAGGCTTGGACTTGCCAACATCACACCATTAAATAAATCGGGTTTTTCAAGTAGCGCATAGGTTGCAAACAGCCCACCGAATGAGTGTCCTGCTAACGCGCGATAGCCTGATGTGCGATAATGCTTGTCTACGTAAGGGATGAGTTCTTTGTCGATAAATTGCAGTAGCATTTCTGCACCGCCCGGATTTTGCTGCCGTGTTGGACCTGCAAAATGTCCCAGTACCGCAAGGCTACCTTTGCGATAAGACGGGGTCAGATCTCGAGTGCGGTGTTCGTTGGTTTCGATGGCAACAATGATAAGTTCCGGTATTTTATGTTGTTGTGCCAAGAAGCGAGCCGCTGAAGCGGTATGTTCAAGATTGCTCTGGCCATCAGTTAGATATAACACTGGATAGCCTGTATTGCCTTGCTCATAGCTTGGTGGCAGGACGATATGAACCGTTCTTTTTTGCGAAAAATAAGCGGATGAAAGCTGCAGTGTCGAGTTCGAATCTACTGATTTATTAGCAATAGCGCTACCAATTGACAGCAACGTAAAAATAGCCACGATAACAATGTGAGTAACTAACCTAGCTTGCATAACCGCTCGTTCCTTGCTTAAAAATCATCACTAATTTAACACGAGTCAAAACGACAAGGAACGAGTTATATAGCAGCGCCTAGGAATTATTTGTGTTGTCTTGAGCTTTGCAAGGTCACTATTACTCCATTCTCATTGGTGTTTGTGTCTTCTTAAGTAATTTAGAAAAGATAGGTTTTAAGCAAAAAAGAGAAAACACTGAAACTATTGCCATCACTAAAATGCCGATCAGTGGAATAGCATAACCAAAGGTAAAACTAGCACCGACCACGTGTCCCAATATGCATTCTGCGCGGTAGATTGGATAAAATAATCCAGCTATCAAAAGTCCTAAGGCTGTATACATGGTGAGGCTTTGATAACCGAACTCCCAAAGGGCTGATTGCAACAAGCTAAAGAGTAACATCACAAAGAATGCGACCAAAAACTCAGTAGGAATAACCACGGGTGCTGTTTTTTTAATGCGCTCTGTGCCAATTGCTTTATGTAGCCGCAGTGCAGTAAGCCAAGCTAATACGGGAATTATGATAATGCCCCATGCGTTAGATACTGCTGGAAAATCAGCTCTGTGAAGTAAGTGGTGACTCACTATTCCGCCATTTAAATGTTGCCACATCAGCGTTAGTATCACGAGCAAGATTGCCGATGTAATTAGGCCTTTGTTGATTTTGTTCGCTTTGACTGAAAGCATGTTTCTACTCCTAACTGATTAAACTGTAATTTAACTAAAAAAGACGGCTGAAATGCGTGGCCACCACATCATGACAGCGGCCGCGCAGACACCAATCGCGGTGATCACAAAACCTAGGCTCATCATCACCGCGATTATCCAAACCGGTGCGCTGACGTTGGTTTGGCGTTTTGCCCAAAAGTAGAGCTCTGCGAGTACCATTGGTAGCAGATAGCAGGCAAACGAAATAAATATATCGACAGGGCCATCTAAGGTTGCGGTATTGCCATTGAAGCCTTGATTGACCATGTACCAACCAAACAAATAAAGACGAAACGTCCACACCCCATTAACCAAGAAAAAACTATGTGCGGCATAACGTTGATGTGCGGCGATATTTTTTTGTATGGCAGCGCGCCAAGCAAAAAATATCGCAATGGGAATTAATATACCGTTGAATGTTATCCCAATGGCACCAACATCGCTTAGCCTAAGACTGGTTACCCAAGTGAGATATAACCCTGTGAGTGCGCCCGAAATACCGAGAATAAAAAATACGCGTCCGTTGTAGCGATGAAAGCGTGGAAAGCGTTTTCGCACCGCAGGAATAAGCTGTAATAAACCGTTGGTGGCTAAAATCACAGCGGGTAAAACATGGCTAAAAAACACCTTGGCATCTTTTGTGTGTCCACTCGCCGGTGAAACCGCTGCACTTTGCTCTGTGAGTCCCACGATAAGCGGGATGGCATATAGGCCTAAGATATAAACAGCAAACATCCATTGCCCGAGCAGTGCGACACACACCCAGCTCTTTGCGGCACCATTCAATACACTAAAGGGACTAAAGAAAACCCCTGTTGTTTTGGTCAGATTGAGGGAAGACAAAATACTTATCCTTATAAATCAATAAACTTGGTATATAAAATGACAAGGTTTTGCTATCTCGTCGCTTTGATTTTGAAAATCAAAGCAAAGAAAGTAGGCTGAATTTTAAAAATGCTGGTGTTAAGTTTACTTACAAAGTTAATTTGAATGCTTTTGGTGTGGCTGTTAGAGTTTCTGCGTCTATCAATATTCCTTCAATCGCCATGACTATTGAAAACTATTACCTACTTTTGCTTAGCCTATGTTGCACTTTGGTTGTTGCTCAGCTTTTTGTAAAAGAGAAAAAAGCAGCACATTTACTCTTTGCTTTGGTGTGCGGCTCAATAGCTTTGGCCACCACCAAAAAGCTGACGCAGGACTCCTTAAATGGATATCAGTATTTAATTGGCATGGGTGCTTGTGTGACCTGTAATGGGTTTTGGTTGCTTGCTAGGGCACTATTTAGAGAAAAACATGCCATTTTAAAAAGGCATGTTGTGTTTGCAATCGCCATTGCTGCCTTGGTCATATGGCGACAAGGCTATTTGTTTATCGATAGTCAATTACACATGAACGCTCGCGGATTTGTTGAGTGGCTTAACATTGCGGCGTATGAGCTTACCTTGTTGTTGTCATCTAGTGTACTTATGCTGGCATTTTGGGAAGGGTGCAGAGGGTTCTCGCAGTCTCAAGGGCAAGAAAAAGCACAAAGGGTGCTATTTTTATCCGCTTATTTTATTTGCGTCGCAGGCACTAAACTAATCGAAAATCGCTTTGCCGATAATCGTGAGGTTCAAGAATGGGCAGTGACAAGCGCAGCTATCCTCATTATATTGACGGCGCAAGTGTTACTGTATTGGCGATTTTCATCTCAACGTACAAGTACATCCATTAGGTGCGTCGAATCAAATGAACCAACACAAACCGAGGATAATATTGCGCTCCAGCAACAGGTGGAACACTTTCTTATCGAGCAAAAAGGCTTCCTCAAAGAAGGGTTAAAAGTTGCTGACTTAGCTCAGCAATTTAATGAACCTGAATACAAGATAAGTCGAGTGATACGACAAAACCTGCAAGCGCGAAATTTCAGCCAATTGGTCAATGAGTTGAGGGTTGAACATGCCAAAGTGCTGTTACAAGACCCCGCTAAACAGCATTGGCCAGTACTTGTCGTTGGACTGGAAAGTGGTTTTGCGTCGGTTGGACCATTTACTAGAGCATTTAAAATCGCCACTGGAACCACGCCAAATCAATTTAGAAAGCAAAATGGTCAAACGCAAGTGCTACGTGAAGCACAAGAGTAAGTGGCAATTAGGGCCTAATCTAGCTTAGTCAGTTTGTATTGTAGCTGCTGAATAGGCAGCTCTATCGTCTGTGGGTCAAGCTCTGGCGTAATATCACTGACAGGAAAGACGTTATCTATTTCCACCGAATTCGCGATAGCGTTAGTATCGCCATTGGATAAAAAAGTAAGTTGGGTGTAATCACTGGGCTGTAAGTCATACCGAGCCAGCGTTGCCTTTAAGTCTATACTGTATTCGTATGCGGCTAATAGGCTACCTGCGTTATCGTTGTATCT
This window contains:
- a CDS encoding DUF808 domain-containing protein, with product MPSANLLALLDDVAALTKLAATKTAPVLGDDLAVNAEQLSGGIKPDRELAVVWKVFKGSLLNKFILVPVALACSYFAPFMIPIMLILGALYLLFEGGEKILHAIFHRQEQQQETDEFVKALEDERVDLVEFEKDKIKGAIVTDFVLSAEIIIIALGAIADQPFEKQAIVLSLIGLALTIGVYGIVALIVKLDDIGLAMIKDATKTTLAAIKRGVGKGLLYFANGLMKFLSVAGVLAMLLVGVDILAHQFHLLEEIVHAIEKLIPAVSWLLSIIAKLGLGAVIGVIIAAVLSQLLAVFKKA
- a CDS encoding sulfatase-like hydrolase/transferase, which translates into the protein MKINGKQPNFLIITTDEERFPPPYENSQAKEYRLKHSACMAEMRRCGMEFMNHNAAATACAPSRTSIYTGQYPSLHGVSQTPGIGKSSFDQNMFWLAPNTVPTMGSWFREAGYQTYYRGKWHLSDEDITVPGSQQALYSNSETGEPYPAKQALYERAERLDKFGFSQWIGPEPHGAAENNSGTSRDPGFANQVCETLKQLEEKAQNGDQTPFLLVSSFVNPHDIVLMGQKDWFSNFYAEKEAGNLPSVAPAPSQTESLMDKPRCQKDYQLMYPHMYLPQPPDETYRQFYYYLIAEVNKHIEQVFNALKQSSFYENTIVIFTSDHGELLGAHGGLHQKWYTAYQEVLNVPFIISNPVLFNQPKQLDITTSHIDLLPTLLGLADIDIEQTRTQLAKDHSEAQPLVGRNLANVILGEASPKEEAIYFMTDDNIEVGSDMTNMLTGKAYNSIIQPNHIEAVITQLPDISGDTKWKFVRYFDNARFYEQDPNQVYLGGNDEPTKQASVSNVVGVGNPDGITTTQFIPSEYECYNLSEDPTEENNLLSPFCETPLDARILKALQFTLREQRKAKRLLPQNLNEAPQKPVNQQVPIRR
- a CDS encoding alpha/beta hydrolase, whose product is MKRYLFSLLGLIAIVAAGWKFIQYQSYYTSDYVDVVLSSQVLNEDRKVFIRLPKGYDKAHSYPLIIRTDGNFNLARWDEVLSSLAEQGRVEDAILVSIPNQFWTETRNRDLVPPYARQDVAIEARPESDNEPAIFGRADRFLQFVESELLPYLEANYSINDNRVLSGFSAGGSFVLYTMVTKPALFDGYFAFSPAAWYDDSVVVKEFAKSLANIQGKPKYIYLSIGGAENDIITGSFRGLLEALEQHAPANVRWGHSISEGAGHSQNPVVSVPLALSEYHHFRKNQLM
- a CDS encoding alpha/beta hydrolase-fold protein, translated to MQARLVTHIVIVAIFTLLSIGSAIANKSVDSNSTLQLSSAYFSQKRTVHIVLPPSYEQGNTGYPVLYLTDGQSNLEHTASAARFLAQQHKIPELIIVAIETNEHRTRDLTPSYRKGSLAVLGHFAGPTRQQNPGGAEMLLQFIDKELIPYVDKHYRTSGYRALAGHSFGGLFATYALLEKPDLFNGVMLASPSLWWDKERLLNDLLAKALINKCIYISMADESAIITQPFQRLNDAWRKPNGIDFKAQHFSGESHMSVVYPSYYHGLQHLFNHYQPSLKVAAAGVTQLENHVAIAKSLYGLKTYPYDALTSLGYGALFERNFTAAINLFSFVSQHNSASLNALQQLAMAYHQKGDKPSLLKTYQAMLKLEGLSESEQKHLLSEIKALQHLH
- a CDS encoding DUF2306 domain-containing protein, whose translation is MSSLNLTKTTGVFFSPFSVLNGAAKSWVCVALLGQWMFAVYILGLYAIPLIVGLTEQSAAVSPASGHTKDAKVFFSHVLPAVILATNGLLQLIPAVRKRFPRFHRYNGRVFFILGISGALTGLYLTWVTSLRLSDVGAIGITFNGILIPIAIFFAWRAAIQKNIAAHQRYAAHSFFLVNGVWTFRLYLFGWYMVNQGFNGNTATLDGPVDIFISFACYLLPMVLAELYFWAKRQTNVSAPVWIIAVMMSLGFVITAIGVCAAAVMMWWPRISAVFFS
- a CDS encoding helix-turn-helix domain-containing protein, with amino-acid sequence MLSRRFDFENQSKESRLNFKNAGVKFTYKVNLNAFGVAVRVSASINIPSIAMTIENYYLLLLSLCCTLVVAQLFVKEKKAAHLLFALVCGSIALATTKKLTQDSLNGYQYLIGMGACVTCNGFWLLARALFREKHAILKRHVVFAIAIAALVIWRQGYLFIDSQLHMNARGFVEWLNIAAYELTLLLSSSVLMLAFWEGCRGFSQSQGQEKAQRVLFLSAYFICVAGTKLIENRFADNREVQEWAVTSAAILIILTAQVLLYWRFSSQRTSTSIRCVESNEPTQTEDNIALQQQVEHFLIEQKGFLKEGLKVADLAQQFNEPEYKISRVIRQNLQARNFSQLVNELRVEHAKVLLQDPAKQHWPVLVVGLESGFASVGPFTRAFKIATGTTPNQFRKQNGQTQVLREAQE